Proteins encoded by one window of Lathyrus oleraceus cultivar Zhongwan6 chromosome 1, CAAS_Psat_ZW6_1.0, whole genome shotgun sequence:
- the LOC127100414 gene encoding uncharacterized protein LOC127100414, producing the protein MAPTRLQLQNQSQRSNETFKEYAQHWREMASRVQPALSDNELVDIFRGTLQGLYFEKMIGSSSTNLSDMVIIGEHVESGLKSGKITYTTAQQTTNKRPHGGFAKKKEGEANAMTAKARPRYQFSDGPYDVLSISIRHRSLISASFILVPTAESHNPNSTSAFHARYIGHSIEDCLALKKRIQELIDQEILSFFEEKPNVKTNPLPNHSGAAVNAVIKEETVESILRVEELKGCVQELMDQGLIQFSKPQAAEEVTVIEPIIIVYRKKKVEAPPKRIQPIHFRVPTPFPYQNTKAVPWNYETTTYLVGKEIRIPDTKIINIARTGGMTQSGRVFAPNYTPRVSPTPTFIPPKEKVIDNKAAESETSKGKGPMVEKEQIEDHMKSITFEESQEFLKLIKKSDFKIVDQLNQTPSKISILSLLLSSEAHLKALLKVLNTAHVMQDITVDQFDDVVANIIASRYLGFNEAELPLEGNAHNKALHISVTCTDSLLSRVLADTSSLLNVLPKSTLSQL; encoded by the exons ATGGCTCCGACAAGGCTTCAACTACAAAATCAGTCTCAAAGATCTAAtgaaaccttcaaggaatatgctcaacATTGGCGCGAGATGGCGTCTAGGGTTCAGCCAGCATTATCTGACAATGAATTAGTAGATATCTTCAGGGGTACACTACAAGGGCTGTATTTTGAGAAGATGATCGGCAGTTCATCAACAAATTTGTCTGATATGGTAATCATTGGGGAACATGTTGAGAGTGGGCTGAAATCAGGGAAAATCACATACACGACCGCACAACAGACAACCAACAAGAGGCCACATGGGGGATTCGCTAAAAAGAAGGAGGGGGAAGCAAACGCTATGACGGCGAAGGCTCGCCCCCGATATCAATTTTCTGATGGCCCTTATGATGTATTATCCATATCCATACGTCACCGTAGCTTAATATCAGCATCCTTCATTCTAGTACCAACCGCAGAAAG TCACAATCCTAATTCCACAAGCGCTTTCCATGCAAGGTATATAGGGCATTCCATCGAGGACTGTTTGGCTCTCAAAAAGAGGATCCAAGAGTTAATTGATCAAGAGATTTTGTCTTTCTTCGAAGAAAAACCTAATGTGAAGACTAATCCCTTGCCAAACCACAGTGGCGCAGCAGTCAATGCTGTGATCAAAGAAGAGACTGTCGAATCTATACTAAGGGTTGAGGAA CTGAAGGGTTGTGTGCAAGAACTAATGGACCAAGGGTTAATACAATTCTCCAAGCCTCAAGCAGCAGAAGAGGTGACAGTAATCGAACCAATAATAATTGTGTACAGAAAAAAGAAGGTTGAAGCTCCTCCCAAGAGGATTCAGCCAATTCATTTCCGTGTTCCCACTCCGTTCCCGTATCAGAATACTAAGGCAGTGCCTTGGAATTATGAGACTACAACGTATTTGGTAGGAAAAGAAATTCGTATTCCTGACACAAAAATCATCAACATTGCTAGAACGGGAGGCATGACTCAAAGTGGTCGTGTATTCGCTCCTAATTACACTCCTAGGGTGTCTCCAACACCCACATTTATCCCGCCTAAGGAGAAG GTTATTGACAACAAAGCTGCAGAATCTGAAACATCCAAGGGTAAAGGGCCGATGGTTGAGAAAGAACAGATTGAAGACCACATGAAGAGTATCACTTTTGAGGAAAGCCAAGAATTCctcaaattgatcaagaaaagtgacttCAAGATTGTTGACCAGTTGAATCAGACCCCCTCCAAAATATCAATTTTATCTTTGCtgttgagttctgaggctcatctCAAAGCATTGCTGAAAGTTCTAAATACCGCTCATGTGATGCAAGATATCACGGTCGATCAATTTGACGACGTGGTTGCCAATATCATCGCCAGTAGGTATCTGGGATTTAATGAAGCAGAGCTACCTCTTGAGGGAAATGCCCACAACAAAGCACTACACATTTCGGTCACATGTACTGACTCTCTCTTATCCCGAGTCCTTGCTGATACTAGTTCTTTGCTTAATGTACTGCCAAAATCTACATTGAGCCAATTATAG